Proteins co-encoded in one Zymomonas mobilis subsp. mobilis ATCC 10988 genomic window:
- a CDS encoding DUF2312 domain-containing protein — translation MSENIAADQLRLFIERIERLEEEKKGMADDIRDVYLEAKSQGFDAKTMRSVIRLRKMEKDARDEMDALLETYRNALGLN, via the coding sequence ATGTCAGAAAATATTGCGGCTGATCAACTTCGTCTGTTTATCGAACGGATTGAACGACTCGAAGAAGAAAAAAAAGGGATGGCGGATGATATCCGTGATGTCTATTTAGAAGCCAAGTCTCAAGGTTTCGATGCCAAAACCATGCGTTCGGTTATCCGCTTGCGGAAAATGGAAAAAGACGCTCGCGACGAAATGGATGCTTTGCTGGAAACCTATCGTAACGCTTTGGGCTTGAACTAG
- the pyk gene encoding pyruvate kinase → MTEGLFPRGRKVRVVSTLGPASSTAEQIRDRFLAGADVFRINMSHGTHDEKKVIVDNIRALEKEFNRPTTILFDLQGPKLRVGDFKEGKVQLKEGQTFTFDQDPTLGDETRVNLPHPEIFKALDKGHRLLLDDGKIVVRCVESSPTKIVTRVEVPGPLSDHKGFNVPDVVIPLAALTPKDRKDLDFALKEKADWVALSFVQRVEDVIEAKELIKGRAPLLVKLEKPAAIENLESILAATDAVMVARGDLGVECLPESVPPTQKRIVERSRQLGKPVVVATAMLESMIKAPAPTRAEVSDVANAIYEGADGIMLSAESAAGDWPHEAVNMMHRIASYVENAPGYIERVRFTPTPAEPTTVDALAENASKTAETVGAKAIIVFTETGKTAQRVSRARPVAPILSLTPDAEVARRLGLVWGAQPVQVSTVKTLDEAKKLAAETAKKYGFAKAGDKLVVVAGEPFGKAGTTNIVDVIEA, encoded by the coding sequence TTGACTGAAGGACTTTTCCCACGCGGCCGCAAGGTACGTGTTGTTTCTACGCTGGGTCCTGCCAGCTCGACGGCAGAACAGATTCGTGATCGTTTCTTGGCTGGTGCGGATGTATTCCGTATCAACATGAGCCATGGTACCCATGACGAAAAGAAGGTCATCGTTGACAACATTCGTGCGCTTGAAAAAGAATTCAACCGCCCGACCACGATCCTTTTCGATCTTCAGGGTCCGAAGCTCCGCGTTGGTGACTTCAAAGAAGGCAAGGTTCAGTTGAAAGAAGGCCAGACCTTCACTTTCGATCAGGACCCAACTCTCGGTGACGAAACCCGCGTCAACCTGCCGCATCCTGAAATCTTCAAGGCTTTAGACAAAGGTCATCGCCTGCTTTTGGATGATGGTAAGATCGTTGTTCGTTGCGTCGAATCTTCCCCGACCAAAATCGTTACCCGCGTCGAAGTTCCGGGTCCGCTTTCCGACCATAAAGGTTTCAACGTTCCTGACGTTGTGATTCCGCTGGCCGCTCTGACCCCGAAAGATCGCAAAGATCTCGACTTTGCTCTTAAGGAAAAAGCTGACTGGGTTGCTCTTAGCTTTGTGCAGCGCGTCGAAGACGTCATCGAAGCCAAAGAACTCATCAAAGGTCGCGCACCGCTTCTCGTTAAACTCGAAAAGCCAGCTGCCATTGAAAACCTCGAATCCATCTTGGCTGCAACCGATGCTGTCATGGTTGCTCGTGGTGACCTCGGTGTTGAATGCTTGCCGGAATCCGTTCCCCCGACGCAGAAGCGTATCGTTGAACGCTCCCGCCAGCTGGGTAAGCCGGTTGTTGTTGCAACCGCTATGCTCGAATCCATGATCAAAGCTCCGGCTCCGACCCGCGCTGAAGTAAGTGACGTTGCAAACGCCATTTACGAAGGTGCTGATGGTATCATGCTTTCTGCAGAATCCGCCGCCGGTGATTGGCCGCATGAAGCTGTCAACATGATGCATCGTATTGCTTCTTATGTTGAAAATGCTCCGGGTTACATCGAACGCGTTCGCTTCACCCCGACTCCGGCAGAACCGACGACGGTTGACGCTCTGGCTGAAAACGCCAGCAAAACCGCTGAAACGGTTGGCGCAAAAGCGATCATCGTCTTCACCGAAACCGGTAAGACCGCACAGCGCGTTTCCCGCGCCCGTCCGGTTGCTCCGATCCTGTCTCTGACCCCGGATGCCGAAGTTGCTCGTCGTCTTGGTTTGGTCTGGGGCGCACAGCCGGTTCAGGTTTCCACGGTTAAGACCCTCGACGAAGCCAAGAAGCTGGCTGCTGAAACCGCTAAAAAATACGGTTTCGCCAAAGCCGGTGACAAGCTGGTTGTTGTTGCAGGTGAACCTTTCGGTAAAGCTGGAACCACCAACATTGTTGATGTTATCGAAGCCTAA
- a CDS encoding GNAT family N-acetyltransferase gives MSSSAPSPLAKIENFTLQDGVPPDNIPSALQLFWQAFERKLKIPLGPPEKGQEFLRHSMGDRSIVSAIRKDGKLLGVATYKSYRPNSLTQDLKHLFATYGKASGLFRGLLLSQLDQQPAADEMMVESICVDEKARSHGIGHALLGYIKEQATRQGMKRVILDVITKNERAHRLYSRLGYRDIRHHSVGLLSPIFGFKESIRMGLSLTQ, from the coding sequence ATGTCTTCTTCAGCCCCCTCGCCCCTAGCCAAAATCGAAAATTTCACGCTTCAAGATGGCGTTCCCCCTGATAATATCCCTTCCGCCCTTCAACTTTTCTGGCAAGCCTTTGAAAGAAAATTGAAGATACCCTTAGGCCCACCCGAAAAAGGCCAAGAATTTCTTCGTCACAGCATGGGCGATCGATCCATCGTCAGCGCGATCCGCAAGGATGGCAAACTACTCGGTGTCGCGACCTATAAAAGCTATCGCCCCAATTCGCTTACTCAAGATTTGAAACATCTTTTTGCGACTTACGGGAAAGCCAGCGGCCTATTCCGTGGATTATTATTAAGTCAACTAGACCAACAACCTGCCGCGGATGAAATGATGGTAGAAAGCATCTGCGTTGATGAAAAAGCGCGCAGCCATGGCATTGGCCATGCACTTCTTGGCTATATCAAGGAACAGGCGACCCGACAGGGTATGAAAAGGGTTATCCTCGATGTCATTACCAAAAATGAAAGGGCGCATCGCCTTTATAGCCGCCTAGGCTATCGCGATATCAGACATCATTCTGTTGGTCTCTTGTCACCCATTTTCGGTTTTAAAGAGTCTATCCGCATGGGTCTAAGCCTAACTCAGTAG
- the trmB gene encoding tRNA (guanine(46)-N(7))-methyltransferase TrmB yields the protein MTESSIHDPLTIRRLYGRQQGHSLRPKQAELVETLLPQLEITTEQAVSATDLFGDDRPLEFEIGFGKGEHLAGQAMMRPDHGFIGCEPFLDGVVGLLTHIDNNQIKNIRLHRGDALDILEQLPDGCLDRAYLLHPDPWPKARHAKRRFMNHGPIGLIARKMKKGGEFRFGTDHPIYCHWAMMIMGQRPDFEWLAQTPRDFLQRPEDWPQTRYEKKAREKGHEVWYFRYRRV from the coding sequence ATGACTGAAAGCTCTATTCACGATCCCCTCACCATTCGTCGCCTCTATGGCAGACAACAAGGCCACAGCCTGCGCCCGAAACAGGCAGAATTAGTGGAAACGCTGCTGCCCCAGCTTGAAATCACAACGGAACAAGCTGTCTCCGCAACGGATCTTTTCGGCGATGATCGCCCATTGGAATTTGAAATCGGCTTTGGGAAAGGCGAACATCTTGCCGGACAGGCTATGATGCGCCCCGATCACGGTTTTATCGGATGTGAACCTTTCCTCGATGGCGTTGTCGGCTTGCTGACTCATATCGACAATAACCAGATAAAAAATATTCGCCTCCATCGGGGCGATGCCTTGGATATTCTCGAACAGCTTCCCGACGGCTGCCTCGATCGCGCTTATCTGCTTCATCCCGACCCTTGGCCAAAAGCCCGTCACGCCAAAAGACGTTTCATGAATCACGGGCCTATCGGCCTTATCGCCCGCAAGATGAAAAAAGGCGGAGAATTTCGCTTTGGCACCGATCATCCGATTTATTGCCACTGGGCGATGATGATTATGGGGCAACGGCCTGACTTTGAATGGCTGGCACAAACACCGCGTGATTTTTTGCAGCGTCCCGAAGATTGGCCACAGACTCGTTATGAAAAGAAAGCCCGCGAAAAAGGCCATGAAGTATGGTATTTCCGTTATCGGAGAGTATGA
- a CDS encoding DUF2141 domain-containing protein: MLEFLALLAAQPVVDGRISTQQKVSAATPILSSSASTISGDNRPKPILDSDNPDSSSFGTATPSASKATASTPNSSGSTSSHKQHMAEVDSTKGIVSFMADDQGIIANSPSEEDVMCRPNEKGPALVVQAVGLKDRKGLLRIDLYPPNEDDFMADEETLSAQNKIFRRQEMIIPKSGAIKICIRVPKPGVYAVILTHDRDANHRVTVSEDGVGIPINPPHLMHEPRVQESLVTIGSGVTTIPVRFNYRRGLLSFAPLRRKDTIDYQGL, translated from the coding sequence GTGTTGGAATTCTTGGCCTTGCTGGCTGCCCAGCCTGTTGTGGATGGCAGGATCAGCACACAACAGAAAGTATCGGCGGCAACCCCTATTCTTTCTTCTTCCGCTTCTACAATATCCGGTGATAACCGCCCGAAACCAATTCTGGATTCCGATAATCCGGATTCTTCTTCTTTTGGCACAGCCACGCCCTCGGCATCAAAAGCAACGGCATCAACCCCAAACAGCAGCGGCAGCACATCCAGCCATAAACAACATATGGCCGAGGTTGATTCTACCAAGGGTATCGTCTCTTTCATGGCTGACGATCAAGGCATCATTGCCAATTCTCCTTCAGAAGAAGATGTCATGTGCCGCCCCAATGAAAAAGGCCCTGCTTTGGTCGTGCAGGCGGTAGGGCTGAAAGATCGGAAGGGCTTGCTGCGTATCGACCTTTATCCACCGAATGAAGATGATTTCATGGCTGATGAAGAAACATTATCGGCTCAAAATAAAATATTCCGGCGGCAGGAAATGATTATCCCGAAAAGTGGCGCAATCAAAATCTGCATTCGGGTGCCGAAACCGGGCGTTTATGCCGTTATTCTGACCCATGACCGCGATGCCAATCATCGGGTAACGGTCTCGGAAGATGGTGTCGGTATTCCGATCAATCCGCCCCATCTGATGCATGAACCACGGGTGCAAGAATCCTTGGTAACGATTGGTAGTGGCGTGACCACTATTCCGGTGCGCTTCAATTACCGCCGTGGATTGCTCTCTTTTGCCCCTCTCCGGCGGAAAGATACCATTGATTACCAAGGTCTCTAA
- a CDS encoding M20/M25/M40 family metallo-hydrolase, with amino-acid sequence MGGKMKKTIIGLLAMAAVVPAAAVPPPILGQASWPIEASRLSDTVKVIASDYFEGRAPGSQGEKKTVAWLIKQYQSLGLEPAGDKGGWTQAVPLVHTRLGKADRLEITTQQGKRPLQSDKDIYLASLRPVNRIALNKVPLVFVGYGVSAPERGWDDFKGVDLKGKIAVFLINDPDFSAVSGDDAFEKFGGRSMTYYGRWTYKFEEAARRGAVGALIIHDSQGAGYGWDTVIAPAGEGYDIIRGDKDKPVALQGWLSQAAAQDIFAKSGFDLDSLKKQARQKSFQPVSLKGSVFSASLPVSYQNITSYNVLGQIKGAKRPDETIMFGAHWDAYGIGAPDSQGRTIRSGAIDDGVGVAAVLELARVFKAEHQPDRTLVFASWTAEERGILGSSYYAEHPLFPLDKTVANFTVDVLQTAGRSKDVLLIGAGQNSLENDLAAAAKEENRVVKAELLPERGLFFRADHLPFARKGVPVLLMMGMAGAYDLREGGMAAGEKWLSGYMKCYHQTCDRWTENDDFEGAAEDVKLIYLMGHHLAFSDQKPEWLPNSEFKTKTVTKE; translated from the coding sequence ATGGGGGGGAAGATGAAAAAGACAATAATTGGCCTTTTGGCGATGGCCGCTGTTGTTCCGGCGGCGGCTGTCCCGCCACCGATTTTGGGGCAAGCGTCATGGCCGATTGAGGCCAGCCGTCTATCGGATACCGTGAAGGTTATTGCCTCTGACTATTTTGAAGGCCGTGCGCCGGGAAGTCAGGGCGAGAAAAAGACAGTTGCCTGGTTAATCAAGCAATATCAGTCTTTGGGGTTGGAGCCTGCCGGAGATAAAGGTGGGTGGACGCAAGCTGTCCCCTTGGTTCACACCCGACTGGGCAAAGCAGATCGGTTGGAGATAACCACCCAGCAAGGGAAAAGGCCGTTACAGTCGGATAAAGATATTTATCTTGCCAGCTTACGGCCTGTAAACAGAATTGCCCTGAATAAAGTGCCGCTGGTTTTTGTCGGTTATGGTGTTTCTGCCCCCGAACGGGGGTGGGATGATTTTAAAGGCGTTGATCTGAAAGGCAAAATTGCTGTCTTCTTAATCAATGATCCCGATTTTTCGGCAGTATCTGGTGACGATGCTTTTGAAAAATTTGGTGGTCGTTCTATGACCTATTATGGCCGTTGGACCTATAAATTTGAAGAAGCTGCCAGAAGAGGGGCTGTTGGCGCTTTGATTATTCATGACAGTCAAGGGGCTGGTTATGGATGGGATACGGTTATCGCTCCTGCGGGTGAGGGCTATGATATTATTCGGGGAGACAAAGATAAGCCCGTAGCCTTGCAGGGATGGCTATCCCAAGCGGCGGCGCAGGATATTTTTGCAAAATCCGGTTTTGATTTGGATAGCCTGAAAAAACAGGCACGGCAAAAATCATTCCAGCCTGTATCGTTAAAAGGCAGCGTTTTTTCAGCTAGCCTGCCGGTAAGCTATCAAAATATCACCAGCTATAACGTTCTTGGCCAGATTAAAGGCGCTAAGCGACCTGACGAAACTATTATGTTTGGGGCGCATTGGGATGCCTATGGCATTGGAGCGCCCGATAGCCAAGGGCGCACTATTCGTTCTGGTGCTATTGATGATGGTGTTGGTGTCGCGGCGGTTTTGGAATTGGCACGCGTCTTTAAGGCCGAGCATCAACCTGATCGGACATTGGTTTTTGCATCATGGACGGCTGAAGAACGCGGTATTTTAGGTTCCAGCTATTATGCCGAGCATCCTTTATTCCCGTTAGATAAAACCGTTGCCAATTTTACGGTTGATGTTTTGCAAACCGCTGGCCGTTCAAAGGATGTGTTATTGATTGGTGCCGGACAAAACAGCCTTGAAAATGACTTGGCGGCTGCGGCGAAAGAAGAAAATCGGGTTGTAAAAGCCGAATTGTTACCGGAACGTGGTTTATTTTTCCGTGCTGATCATTTGCCCTTTGCTAGAAAAGGCGTGCCAGTTCTGTTGATGATGGGGATGGCCGGTGCCTATGACCTTCGAGAGGGCGGCATGGCGGCTGGAGAAAAATGGCTATCTGGGTATATGAAATGCTATCATCAGACCTGTGACCGTTGGACTGAAAATGATGATTTTGAGGGCGCGGCTGAGGATGTGAAGCTGATTTACCTGATGGGGCATCATTTGGCTTTTTCAGATCAAAAGCCGGAATGGCTGCCCAATTCAGAATTTAAAACCAAAACTGTCACTAAAGAATAA
- the nadB gene encoding L-aspartate oxidase — protein MSDKIFDVVIVGSGAAGLTAALHLADRFDVAVLAKGSISDGSTAKAQGGIAAVLDAGDNFENHIKDTFTAGAGLNRRSTVEYVVEHAPEAIEHLAEIGVPFNPGNQFGERWHLTREGGHSHRRIVHVDDATGLAVQKALQKAAHAHPRIRLIPDMAAIDLISGRHCQDSSDSRDIHGVYAYNSWNGKVQRFLGRATILATGGAGQVYQHSTAPKGATGDGIAMAWRAGARVSNLEFNQFHPTALYNPEGTHFLITEAMRGEGGQLKIPTDGHRFMPDFDDRNELAPRDIVARAIDHEIKRLGLNYVYLDISHRPAEFIEQHFPTIRAHLLEQGIDITTQPIPVVPAMHYTCGGVLTDINGRTDLPGLYAIGEVAQSGLHGANRLASNSLLECLVFGEAAARHITENWDNLSEPPAVRPWDDSRVTNSDEEIVVQHNWHEIRRAMWDYVGIVRSNKRLMRARHRLDNLAHEIADYYGNFHVSPELIELRNLIDVAGLVVRCALSRKESRGLHFNLDYPDTLPVAVDTVLTP, from the coding sequence ATGAGTGACAAAATTTTCGACGTCGTTATCGTCGGGTCTGGTGCGGCCGGATTAACCGCCGCCTTGCATCTGGCTGACCGTTTTGATGTGGCCGTTTTGGCCAAAGGGTCGATTTCTGACGGATCAACCGCAAAGGCACAGGGGGGTATTGCCGCCGTCTTGGATGCGGGTGATAATTTTGAAAACCATATCAAGGATACCTTTACCGCAGGGGCTGGGTTGAATCGCCGTTCCACGGTTGAATATGTGGTAGAACATGCGCCGGAAGCCATTGAGCATTTGGCTGAAATCGGTGTCCCTTTTAATCCGGGAAATCAATTCGGCGAAAGATGGCATCTGACCCGTGAAGGGGGGCATAGTCATCGCCGTATTGTCCATGTTGACGATGCGACCGGATTGGCGGTGCAGAAGGCTTTACAAAAAGCGGCACATGCCCATCCTCGTATTCGTTTAATTCCCGATATGGCAGCCATTGATCTGATATCCGGTCGCCATTGTCAGGATTCTTCCGATAGCCGCGATATTCACGGGGTCTATGCCTATAATTCCTGGAATGGAAAGGTTCAGCGCTTTTTAGGCCGTGCCACTATTTTGGCAACAGGTGGCGCGGGACAAGTTTACCAACATTCAACGGCACCAAAAGGCGCGACCGGTGATGGTATCGCGATGGCTTGGCGGGCTGGGGCGCGGGTATCTAATCTGGAATTTAACCAATTCCATCCGACTGCCCTCTATAATCCTGAAGGCACCCATTTTCTGATTACCGAAGCGATGCGCGGAGAGGGAGGACAGCTTAAAATTCCGACCGATGGTCATCGCTTTATGCCCGATTTTGATGATCGCAATGAATTGGCTCCCCGTGATATTGTCGCACGTGCCATTGACCATGAAATCAAGCGTTTAGGTCTGAATTACGTTTATCTGGATATTAGCCATCGTCCGGCTGAATTCATTGAACAGCATTTCCCGACCATTCGCGCCCATCTGTTAGAGCAGGGTATTGATATTACGACCCAGCCGATTCCGGTTGTGCCTGCGATGCATTATACCTGTGGTGGTGTGCTGACTGATATCAATGGACGGACGGATTTACCCGGCCTTTATGCCATTGGTGAGGTCGCGCAATCAGGATTGCACGGAGCCAATCGTCTCGCCAGTAATTCTTTGCTGGAATGTTTGGTTTTTGGTGAAGCCGCTGCTCGTCATATTACTGAAAATTGGGATAATCTGTCAGAGCCTCCGGCGGTTCGCCCTTGGGATGACAGTCGAGTTACCAATTCCGATGAAGAAATTGTGGTGCAACATAACTGGCATGAAATCCGGCGCGCTATGTGGGACTATGTCGGTATTGTCCGTTCCAACAAGCGGTTAATGCGCGCTCGTCATCGTCTCGATAATTTGGCGCATGAAATTGCTGATTATTACGGCAATTTCCATGTTTCGCCTGAATTGATCGAGTTGCGTAACTTGATTGATGTCGCGGGTCTGGTGGTGCGCTGTGCCTTGAGCCGTAAGGAAAGCCGTGGGCTGCATTTCAATCTGGATTATCCTGACACTTTGCCGGTTGCCGTTGATACGGTGCTGACGCCTTAA
- a CDS encoding ABC transporter ATP-binding protein: protein MSEAAILIEGLSKVYQGGKQAVTDLNLRIPRGSIYGLLGPNGAGKSTTINVLAGLVRKTAGRVSIWGFDIDQDPLNARASIGIVPQEIFFDPFFTPFETLEVYAGLFGIPKHKRRTMELLEAVHLEDKAFSHARSLSGGMKRRLLVAKAMVASPPVLVLDEPTAGVDIELRQQLWSYVKKLNDQGVTIVLTTHYLEEAEQLCDRIAIINHGHLVTDQPTRELLDMAGDKSMDVVLRQPMEVLPSDVSDWLARYHHDVSAEMVNPTRLHIRYDKKKITAGDILTVIEQAGLAIVDVSTHEADLEDVFLRLTKNNPEASLT from the coding sequence ATGAGCGAAGCGGCTATTCTGATCGAAGGGTTATCCAAAGTCTATCAGGGCGGGAAACAAGCCGTCACTGATCTTAACCTGAGGATACCGCGTGGTTCCATTTATGGTTTGTTGGGCCCGAATGGTGCCGGAAAATCAACAACCATCAATGTTCTGGCAGGTCTTGTCAGAAAAACTGCTGGTCGGGTTTCTATCTGGGGTTTCGATATTGACCAAGACCCGTTAAATGCCCGCGCCTCTATCGGGATTGTGCCGCAGGAAATATTCTTTGATCCTTTCTTTACCCCTTTTGAAACGCTGGAAGTCTATGCCGGTCTTTTCGGGATTCCGAAGCATAAGCGCCGGACGATGGAGCTTTTGGAAGCGGTGCATTTGGAGGATAAAGCCTTTTCCCATGCCCGTTCTTTATCCGGTGGTATGAAGCGCCGTTTATTGGTCGCAAAAGCCATGGTGGCTTCGCCGCCGGTTCTGGTCTTGGATGAGCCAACGGCCGGTGTCGATATCGAATTGCGGCAACAGCTTTGGTCTTATGTCAAAAAACTGAATGACCAAGGGGTCACGATTGTTTTGACGACCCATTATCTCGAAGAAGCCGAGCAATTATGCGACCGGATCGCCATTATCAATCATGGCCATTTGGTAACGGATCAGCCGACCCGCGAGCTTTTGGACATGGCAGGCGATAAAAGCATGGATGTTGTTTTGCGCCAGCCGATGGAGGTTTTGCCTTCTGATGTCTCTGATTGGTTAGCCCGCTATCATCATGATGTTTCCGCCGAAATGGTTAATCCGACCCGCTTGCATATTCGCTATGACAAGAAGAAGATTACCGCCGGTGATATATTGACGGTCATTGAACAGGCCGGATTGGCTATTGTCGATGTGTCGACCCACGAAGCCGATCTGGAAGATGTCTTTTTGAGATTGACCAAAAATAATCCAGAGGCATCGTTAACATAG
- a CDS encoding YggS family pyridoxal phosphate-dependent enzyme, with translation MIASSAMTNATSQNENLSPLAVVRAKIEKAAKIAGRNPDDIELIAISKLHPAEAALPLIAEGQRVFGENRVQEALGKWPPLIKAHPDIRLHCVGQLQSNKAKTAVELFDAIHSVDRPSLIEALGRAMESTEKKPECFIQVNIGEEDQKGGCDIADTKAILQQCRDAGLPVIGLMSVPPLEVDPAPYFALTVKMAHDLALPAVSIGMSADYELAITLGATHIRVGTALFGHRE, from the coding sequence GTGATAGCGTCTTCTGCCATGACTAACGCGACTTCTCAAAATGAAAATCTTTCGCCTCTCGCTGTTGTGCGGGCGAAAATCGAAAAAGCGGCAAAAATTGCCGGTCGGAATCCTGACGATATCGAGTTGATTGCGATTTCCAAATTGCATCCAGCGGAAGCGGCTCTGCCCTTGATTGCCGAAGGTCAACGCGTTTTCGGTGAAAACCGCGTTCAGGAAGCCTTGGGGAAATGGCCGCCTTTGATTAAGGCGCATCCCGATATCCGGTTGCATTGTGTCGGCCAGCTTCAATCTAACAAGGCCAAAACCGCAGTCGAATTATTCGATGCGATCCATTCGGTAGATCGGCCTTCTTTGATTGAGGCTTTGGGGCGCGCGATGGAAAGCACCGAGAAAAAACCGGAATGTTTTATTCAGGTCAATATTGGTGAAGAAGACCAGAAGGGTGGCTGTGATATTGCCGACACCAAGGCTATTTTACAGCAATGCCGTGATGCCGGATTGCCGGTTATCGGGTTGATGTCGGTGCCGCCTTTGGAAGTTGATCCCGCCCCTTATTTCGCTCTGACCGTGAAAATGGCGCATGATCTTGCTTTGCCTGCGGTGTCGATCGGGATGTCGGCTGATTATGAATTAGCGATTACCCTTGGTGCGACCCATATCCGTGTGGGCACCGCCTTATTCGGTCATCGGGAATAG
- a CDS encoding low molecular weight protein-tyrosine-phosphatase — MTSTPTVLFVCLGNICRSPLAEGAFRDLAQQNGFKVKTDSAGTGDWHIGRAPDKRAQAAARNHGLDISDLRARQVSKQDFHLFDYIIAMDGKNLANLKRMQPKDGKAKLNLLLDYVAGKEGKSVADPYHGGADDFEKTWQDVSTGAKALLDYIENRNKA, encoded by the coding sequence ATGACCTCGACCCCGACCGTGCTTTTTGTCTGCCTCGGCAATATTTGCCGTTCCCCCTTGGCAGAAGGGGCTTTTCGCGATCTCGCCCAGCAAAACGGCTTCAAGGTTAAAACGGATTCCGCAGGAACGGGCGATTGGCATATTGGCCGCGCACCGGATAAACGCGCCCAAGCCGCCGCCCGCAACCACGGCCTTGATATCAGTGATTTAAGAGCGCGGCAGGTCTCGAAACAGGATTTTCATCTCTTCGATTACATCATTGCGATGGACGGTAAAAACCTCGCCAATCTCAAAAGAATGCAGCCCAAAGATGGCAAGGCCAAACTCAATCTTCTGCTGGATTACGTCGCGGGGAAAGAAGGCAAATCGGTAGCTGACCCTTATCATGGCGGGGCAGATGACTTTGAAAAAACATGGCAAGATGTCTCAACCGGCGCAAAAGCCTTGCTTGATTACATCGAAAACCGGAATAAAGCTTGA
- a CDS encoding fructosamine kinase family protein codes for MNDQSSASVANEAAFLIGKPLVTEERLHGGDISQVTRLWLEDGSHAVAKNSPFPEIEAAMLAAISQSGAPAPMVYATNENLLVMEWLRNRDVLHHAWDDLGKVIALLHSTEGALYGWPKDYGIGGIPMVNKWMRSWPDFWGEYRLRPHLEHISADLVDRLEELIEDLPQRLPMTPPAVLLHGDLWDGNILVDDGRISGLIDPCCYYGDAEVDIAMINLFDRASGSFYEAYETYHPLTPGYKERLPIYKLWPALIHLRLFGDGYRPLVTHLLKAVGV; via the coding sequence ATGAATGACCAATCCTCTGCCTCTGTCGCAAATGAAGCCGCCTTTTTAATTGGCAAACCATTGGTCACGGAAGAACGATTGCATGGGGGCGACATTTCTCAAGTCACGCGTTTGTGGCTGGAAGATGGTAGCCATGCCGTCGCTAAAAACAGCCCCTTCCCCGAGATAGAAGCCGCCATGCTCGCCGCAATCAGCCAAAGCGGCGCACCGGCACCCATGGTTTACGCCACCAATGAAAATTTGCTGGTAATGGAATGGCTTCGCAATCGGGACGTGCTGCATCATGCTTGGGATGACCTCGGCAAAGTCATTGCCCTACTTCACAGCACCGAAGGCGCGCTTTATGGCTGGCCAAAAGATTACGGCATCGGCGGTATCCCGATGGTCAATAAATGGATGAGAAGCTGGCCGGATTTCTGGGGTGAATATCGCCTCCGCCCCCATCTCGAACATATCTCGGCCGATCTGGTCGATAGACTGGAAGAACTGATTGAAGATTTACCGCAAAGGCTTCCGATGACCCCGCCTGCGGTTTTACTGCATGGTGATTTATGGGATGGTAATATCTTGGTCGATGATGGCCGAATTTCAGGCTTGATTGATCCTTGCTGCTATTATGGTGATGCCGAAGTCGATATTGCGATGATTAATCTCTTCGATCGCGCCAGCGGCTCTTTTTACGAAGCCTATGAAACCTACCACCCCTTAACCCCGGGCTATAAAGAAAGATTGCCTATCTATAAATTATGGCCAGCTTTAATTCATCTCAGATTATTCGGGGACGGCTATCGCCCCTTGGTCACCCATCTTCTAAAGGCTGTTGGGGTCTAA
- a CDS encoding tetratricopeptide repeat protein — MARTSQVSRGSAIIELQKKAEAGDAAAQFVFGFAYSQGKGVARDYEKAVFWWQKAADQGNAKAQYALGVAYANGMGVAQDYEKAVFWYQKAADQGHAAAQYDLGSAYYQGAGVPQGYEKAVFWYQKAANQGDADAQYNLGVAYYFGQGVVQDKGIARFWFQQAADKGEAKAKENLQKLFY, encoded by the coding sequence GTGGCGCGGACAAGTCAAGTGTCCCGTGGCAGTGCTATCATTGAACTTCAGAAAAAAGCTGAAGCGGGTGATGCTGCTGCCCAATTCGTTTTCGGTTTTGCTTATTCTCAAGGTAAGGGAGTTGCGCGGGATTATGAGAAGGCGGTGTTTTGGTGGCAGAAGGCAGCTGATCAAGGCAATGCCAAGGCTCAATATGCTTTAGGTGTCGCTTATGCTAATGGTATGGGCGTTGCGCAGGATTATGAGAAGGCGGTGTTTTGGTATCAAAAGGCTGCTGATCAAGGACATGCCGCTGCTCAATATGATTTAGGTAGTGCGTATTATCAAGGTGCGGGTGTTCCGCAGGGTTATGAGAAAGCGGTGTTTTGGTATCAGAAGGCTGCCAATCAAGGCGATGCCGACGCTCAATATAATTTAGGTGTCGCTTATTATTTTGGTCAGGGTGTTGTGCAAGATAAAGGGATTGCGCGATTCTGGTTTCAGCAGGCGGCTGATAAGGGTGAGGCCAAGGCTAAAGAGAATTTGCAAAAATTGTTTTATTAG